A stretch of Henckelia pumila isolate YLH828 chromosome 4, ASM3356847v2, whole genome shotgun sequence DNA encodes these proteins:
- the LOC140864866 gene encoding pentatricopeptide repeat-containing protein At1g51965, mitochondrial yields the protein MTMSLRRHLFRRNYATKYIGKVVTSTGDGRFSAVEVSLPTTPLSDVRGYLLPRRDLICKAAQILQSKSAASSPDPFLDLSEFLQTLSIPLTTSEASEILKSLKSPTLALEFFHFCPSKISNFRHDAFTFNRILLILSNSSLPDRIEKLEEMVELIGKTGKPGNISTVNILLGAFDGVDGVEKCLEMVKKWDLKLTCYTYKCLLQAYLRGDHSGKAMEVYMEMRRKGWKLDIFSYNMLLHALAIEEKVEQAFKVFEDMKRKHCEPDEYTYTILIRTIGKLGKADEALALFDEMLSKGCKPNSISYNTIIEALVKDRMVNRVMIIFSKMVENNCRPNEFTYSLILNVLVAEGKLGRLDEVVEVSNKYMNKSIYAYIVRTLSKLGHASEAHRLFCSMWRFHDKGDRDAYLSMLESLCSAGKVSEAIDLLHRTHEKGITTDTYMYNTVFRALGKSKQISHLLDLYDKMKQDGPTPDIFTYNILISSFGRYGKVDEAVRIFEDLESSDYKPDIVTYNSLINCLGKNGDLDEAHMRFKEMQERGLNPDVVTYSTLIECFGKSDKVEMAYSLLNKMLAEGCCPNIVTYNILLDCLEKSGRTAEAVDMYAKIKEQGLTPDSITYAILERLQSGSHRIRRIRRQNPITGWVVSPLR from the exons ATGACCATGAGCCTCCGCCGCCACCTCTTCCGCCGCAATTATGCCACCAAATACATCGGAAAAGTTGTCACATCAACCGGCGACGGTCGATTTTCCGCCGTCGAAGTATCCCTCCCCACCACTCCGCTCTCCGATGTTCGCGGCTACCTCCTCCCCCGCCGCGACCTCATCTGCAAAGCCGCTCAGATTCTCCAGTCAAAATCTGCTGCGTCTTCACCCGACCCCTTTCTAGATCTCTCCGAATTCCTACAAACCCTCAGCATTCCATTAACAACCTCCGAAGCTTCTGAGATACTCAAATCTCTCAAATCCCCGACCCTGGCCCTCGAATTCTTCCACTTCTGCCCCTCTAAGATCTCGAACTTCCGGCACGATGCGTTCACCTTCAATCGAATTTTATTGATACTGTCGAATTCATCTCTTCCCGACAGGATCGAGAAATTAGAAGAAATGGTGGAGCTGATAGGGAAAACGGGAAAGCCTGGAAATATCTCCACTGTCAACATACTACTAGGTGCTTTTGATGGTGTGGATGGAGTGGAGAAATGCTTGGAAATGGTGAAGAAATGGGACTTGAAGTTGACGTGTTATACATACAAGTGTTTGCTGCAGGCTTATTTGAGGGGTGATCATTCGGGTAAAGCCATGGAGGTTTACATGGAAATGCGGAGGAAAGGATGGAAATTGGATATTTTTAGCTACAACATGCTTCTTCATGCCCTAGCCATAGAAGAAAAG GTTGAGCAGGCTTTCAAGGTGTTTGAAGACATGAAACGGAAGCACTGTGAACCTGATGAGTATACCTATACCATTCTAATAAGGACCATCGGAAAGTTGGGAAAGGCAGATGAAGCATTAGCTTTATTTGACGAAATGCTGTCGAAGGGCTGTAAACCCAATTCCATTAGTTATAATACCATTATTGAGGCACTAGTCAAGGACCGAATGGTTAACAGGGTTATGATTATCTTCTCCAAGATGGTGGAGAACAATTGCAGGCCTAATGAGTTCACGTACAGTCTCATTCTCAATGTTTTGGTGGCAGAAGGGAAGCTTGGTAGACTGGATGAGGTTGTGGAGGTATCGAATAAGTACATGAATAAGTCAATATATGCATACATTGTGAGAACACTAAGCAAACTAGGCCACGCAAGTGAAGCACATAGGTTATTTTGTAGTATGTGGCGTTTCCATGATAAGGGTGATAGGGATGCATATCTTTCCATGTTGGAAAGCTTATGCAGTGCCGGAAAAGTGTCCGAGGCTATAGATTTGTTACACAGGACTCATGAAAAGGGCATAACCACAGATACCTACATGTACAACACTGTTTTCCGTGCCCTTGGGAAATCTAAGCAGATATCTCATCTTCTTGATCTATATGACAAGATGAAACAAGATGGACCGACACCAGACATTTTTACTTACAACATCTTGATTTCTAGCTTTGGTAGGTATGGAAAAGTCGATGAAGCGGTTAGAATATTCGAAGATCTTGAGAGCAGTGATTACAAGCCCGATATCGTCACCTACaattctttaattaattgtctCGGGAAGAATGGCGATCTTGATGAGGCCCACATGAGATTCAAAGAAATGCAAGAAAGGGGATTGAATCCTGATGTAGTCACGTACAGTACATTAATCGAATGTTTTGGCAAGTCTGATAAGGTTGAGATGGCATATAGCCTGTTGAACAAAATGCTTGCTGAAGGTTGTTGTCCAAATATTGTGACCTACAATATCTTACTCGATTGTCTTGAAAAGAGTGGGAGAACAGCTGAAGCAGTTGACATGTATGCAAAGATCAAGGAACAGGGTCTGACTCCGGACTCGATCACATATGCTATTCTTGAAAGATTACAGAGTGGTTCACACAGAATACGAAGAATTCGAAGACAGAATCCGATTACTGGTTGGGTTGTCAGCCCATTAAGGTGA